Proteins co-encoded in one Clostridiales bacterium genomic window:
- a CDS encoding DUF1934 domain-containing protein — MKERQYPAKIVLNTYENGNQTLRINTDGAVTFRGQGVFIDFNSEDYQMTIGFSEDTITLTRIGEQSYTIILSKGKTEEFRLHTNYGIIPIKVTANEIELLDKDGVIDLTLDYSMKASLLTSVINYKLSLICTYGGTK, encoded by the coding sequence ATGAAAGAGCGGCAATACCCTGCCAAAATTGTTCTCAACACTTATGAAAACGGTAATCAAACTTTAAGGATAAACACGGACGGCGCCGTAACTTTTCGCGGACAAGGCGTTTTTATTGATTTTAACAGCGAAGATTACCAAATGACAATCGGCTTTTCAGAAGACACAATAACCCTAACGCGTATTGGCGAACAATCTTACACGATTATACTATCAAAAGGAAAAACGGAAGAATTTAGGCTTCATACCAATTATGGAATAATCCCTATCAAAGTAACAGCCAATGAAATTGAGCTCTTGGACAAAGACGGAGTTATTGATTTGACTTTGGATTATTCTATGAAAGCGTCCCTCTTAACTAGCGTAATCAACTATAAATTAAGTTTAATTTGTACCTATGGAGGAACAAAATGA
- a CDS encoding MBL fold metallo-hydrolase — MKLQWLGHSCFLLEESTGTAIITDPYDKKLTGFEMPGLRADVVTCSHNHADHNYVIGVKGSPKIINRPGLFEFAGVKITSIPSYHDNQSGKLRGANLVFKFRIDGIDICHMGDIGQDITPELADALMPVNILLIPVGGNYTIDAEQAFDYVTTLMPDVVIPMHFKTPDCKIDIDKPDSFIKMFDDSVVCFEEDVTLRFDRDDFEQDYTRVIVPKRYY; from the coding sequence ATGAAATTGCAATGGCTGGGGCATTCTTGTTTTTTGTTGGAAGAAAGCACAGGCACGGCCATTATTACCGACCCTTACGATAAAAAGTTGACAGGGTTTGAAATGCCCGGTCTTAGAGCCGATGTTGTGACTTGTTCCCACAATCATGCCGACCATAACTATGTTATAGGCGTAAAAGGCTCGCCCAAAATCATTAACCGCCCCGGATTGTTTGAGTTCGCGGGCGTCAAAATAACATCTATCCCGAGCTATCACGACAACCAATCAGGCAAATTAAGGGGCGCCAATTTGGTTTTTAAGTTCAGGATTGACGGCATTGATATTTGCCATATGGGCGATATCGGGCAAGACATTACGCCCGAGCTTGCGGACGCGCTTATGCCCGTCAATATCTTGCTAATACCCGTCGGCGGCAACTACACGATTGACGCCGAACAAGCTTTTGACTATGTGACTACGCTTATGCCCGATGTGGTTATACCCATGCATTTCAAAACCCCCGATTGCAAAATAGACATAGACAAGCCCGATTCTTTTATCAAAATGTTTGACGATTCCGTGGTTTGCTTTGAGGAAGACGTTACGCTGAGATTTGACCGCGACGATTTTGAACAAGACTATACAAGAGTCATAGTCCCTAAGCGTTACTATTAG